ACATTAACTTCAGCAGTAGAAAAGGCTGTAGGCCCAATCAAGGAAGAATTAGATTCTGTTAAGAAACACCTTAATCTTGATGAGGAAAAAACAGAAGAGGATATCAAGGTAGAGAAAGCTGTAGAAGCTGCTACTGCTCCATTACGTGAAGAAATTGAAGCGTTAAAGAAATCTCAAGGTATTAGTAATCAACAAGATACTGATGTTGTTGAGAAAACAGAAGTTAAAAAATCTGTATGGACTGGCTTACTGTAAGCCTGAAGGAGGAAAACATATATGACACTTAATAACAAAACAATTATTGAAAAAGCCGACGTAACTCTTGCTACATTAGCTAGTGGTGGTTTAATGAACCCTGAGCAAGCTGATACATTCTTACGTATGGTGCAAAGTGCCCCTACAATTTTAAAGGATTCTCGATTTGTTCAAATGGCTTCAGATACACGTAAAATTGAAAAAATCGGCTTTGGTTCTCGTATTCTACGTCCAGGTGTAGAAGGAACACCATTAAAAGATTCTGATCGTTCTGCTCCAACAACTAGCACAGTCACATTAAATGCAAAAGAAGTAATCGCTGAAGTGCATATTACTTATGACACATTAGAAAATAATATTGAAGGTAATAACTTACAAAATACGATTATGCAGATGATCGCAGAGCGCGCGGCGTTGGATATCGAAGAATTAATTATTAATGGTGACAAATCCTCTGCTGATACGTATTTAACATTACTAGATGGCTTACGTAAACAAGCGACTTCACATGTAATTGATCATGCGGCTGGCGCATTCTCTAAAGATGTATTTAAGAAAGCTTATAAAGCTGTTCCTGCGAAATACCTTCGCAACCCTAAAGATTGGAAGTTCTATACTTCACATGGATTAGAAGTTGAATGGAAAGACCAAGTTGCAGCACGACAAACAAACCTTGGTGACTTCTCACTCCAAGGCGGTTTAGCTACAGCGTACGGTGTTCCTGTAGA
This Bacillus paramycoides DNA region includes the following protein-coding sequences:
- a CDS encoding phage major capsid protein; its protein translation is MTLNNKTIIEKADVTLATLASGGLMNPEQADTFLRMVQSAPTILKDSRFVQMASDTRKIEKIGFGSRILRPGVEGTPLKDSDRSAPTTSTVTLNAKEVIAEVHITYDTLENNIEGNNLQNTIMQMIAERAALDIEELIINGDKSSADTYLTLLDGLRKQATSHVIDHAAGAFSKDVFKKAYKAVPAKYLRNPKDWKFYTSHGLEVEWKDQVAARQTNLGDFSLQGGLATAYGVPVDGIAMLQPYTDETNTVSDILLTHPKNIVVGMSRNIRIEVDKDIRSRKFIIVLTAKVDAKFEEEDAVAKVIKVKE